A window from Mangifera indica cultivar Alphonso chromosome 2, CATAS_Mindica_2.1, whole genome shotgun sequence encodes these proteins:
- the LOC123208578 gene encoding putative disease resistance RPP13-like protein 3, whose protein sequence is MVDAVVSFVVGRLGDHIIQEAGFLREVKDEVLLLRNELEWMQCFIKDAEQKQVEDAMIRKWVSDIRDIAYDTEDVLDSYLLKRGRGQTLNHNQGFLASIKKCSCIFGQEKIDLYGVGKKIETIRKRISDLSRKREIYRLEDIGNKGEGSSNSLGKLKELRRVTSFVVEENVIGFEDDAKVLLGKLLEDEPRLFVTSILGMGGLGKTTLAKKLYHNSVVVNKFHHRAWVSVSQDYKTEDLLRRIIKSFRISCSTIDLEKMNTEDLERHLHDSLLEHSYLVVIDDVWQKEAWESLKRSFPDSNNGSRVIITTRIKDVAERSDERTHVHKLRFLSQDESWKLFSEKAFRKFTIDEGLEELGREMVQKCGGLPLAIVVLRGLLSTKKPQEWHMVRDQIWRHLRNDSIYVSYLLDLSFGNLSYQLKLCFLYLSIYPEDYEISVAELIRLLVAEGFIKQEEDQVMEDVAKNHLDELINRSLIQIDTVYHGRVITCRVHDLLRDLAIEKAKELNFVYNYNEIAHSNGFSVEAMKL, encoded by the coding sequence ATGGTTGATGCTGTAGTTTCATTTGTGGTAGGAAGGCTTGGAGACCACATCATACAAGAAGCAGGGTTCCTAAGAGAAGTGAAAGATGAAGTGCTGTTGCTAAGGAATGAGCTTGAATGGATGCAATGTTTCATCAAGGATGCTGAACAGAAGCAAGTTGAAGATGCTATGATTCGCAAATGGGTGTCTGATATCAGAGACATTGCTTATGATACTGAAGATGTCTTGGATTCATATCTGCTCAAACGCGGTCGAGGACAAACTCTGAATCACAACCAAGGATTTCTTGCTTCAATCAAGAAATGTTCTTGCATATTCGGTCAGGAAAAGATTGATTTGTATGGCGTAGGTAAGAAGATTGAAACAATTCGGAAGAGAATCAGTGATCTATCTCGCAAACGAGAAATCTACCGCCTTGAGGACATCGGTAACAAGGGAGAAGGATCGAGCAATAGCCTTGGCAAATTGAAAGAACTAAGAAGGGTCACTTCCTTTGTGGTTGAAGAGAATGTTATTGGCTTTGAGGATGACGCTAAAGTATTGTTGGGTAAACTTCTTGAGGATGAACCAAGGCTTTTTGTGACTTCAATCTTGGGTATGGGAGGTTTAGGCAAAACCACTCTAGCTAAAAAGCTTTACCACAACAGTGTTGTCGTGAATAAATTCCATCATCGAGCTTGGGTTTCTGTTTCTCAAGATTACAAAACAGAAGATCTTCTTCGGagaattataaaatcatttcGGATTAGCTGTTCGACAATTGACTTAGAAAAGATGAATACAGAAGATCTGGAGAGACATCTTCACGATTCATTGCTGGAACACTCTTACTTGGTGGTGATTGATGATGTGTGGCAAAAGGAAGCATGGGAGAGCTTGAAAAGATCCTTTCCAGACAGCAATAATGGAAGCAGAGTAATTATCACCACTCGCATCAAAGACGTAGCAGAGCGTTCAGACGAGAGAACCCATGTCCACAAACTTCGATTCCTAAGCCAAGATGAGAGTTGGAAGCTGTTTTCGGAAAAAGCCTTTCGAAAATTTACTATAGATGAAGGACTCGAAGAGTTGGGAAGAGAGATGGTGCAAAAATGCGGTGGCCTACCACTTGCTATAGTTGTATTAAGGGGGCTTTTGTCTACCAAGAAACCACAGGAATGGCATATGGTGCGTGATCAGATTTGGCGACATTTGAGAAATGATTCGATTTATGTTTCTTATCTATTAGATTTGAGTTTCGGTAATTTGTCTTATCAATTGAAGTTGTGCTTTCTTTACCTATCTATCTACCCCGAGGACTATGAAATTTCGGTGGCAGAACTAATCCGGCTATTGGTGGCAGAAGGTTTCATAAAGCAAGAGGAAGATCAAGTAATGGAAGATGTGGCTAAAAATCACCTGGATGAGTTGATTAACAGAAGCTTGATTCAAATAGACACAGTATATCATGGAAGAGTTATAACATGTCGAGTCCATGATCTTTTACGGGATCTCGCCATTGAAAAGGCGAAAGAGCTAAACTTTGTTTACAATTACAATGAAATTGCTCATTCAAATGGCTTTTCTGTTGAAGCTATGAAGCTGTGA
- the LOC123208579 gene encoding putative disease resistance RPP13-like protein 2 encodes MVDAVVSFVVGRLGDYIIKEAGFLREVKDEVLLLRNELEWMQCFIKDAEQKQVEDAMIRKWVSDIRDIAYDTEDVLDSYLLKRGRGQTLNHNQGFLASIKKCSCIFGQEKIDLYGVGKKIETIRKRISDLSRKREIYRLEDIGNKGEGSSNSLGKLKELRRVTSFVVEENVIGFEDDAKVLLGKLLEDEPRLFVTSILGMGGLGKTTLAKKLYHNSVVVNKFHHRAWVSVSQDYKTEDLLRRIIKSFRISCSTIDLEKMNTEDLERHLHDSLLEHSYLVVIDDVWQKEAWESLKRSFPDSNNGSRVIITTRIKDVAERSDERTHVHKLRFLSQDESWKLFSEKAFRKFTIDEGLEELGREMVQKCGGLPLAIVVLRGLLSTKKPQEWHMVRDQIWRHLRNDSIHVSYLLDLSFSNLSYQLKLCFLYLSIYPEDYEISVAELIRLLVAEGFIKQEEDQVMEDVAKNHLDELINRSLIQIDTLYHGRVITCRVHDLLRDLAIEKAKELNFVYNCNEIAHSNGFSTSPSCRRLSCKNLPLLFNRLSNVRSIFLSDGGFDFLTGANCRGFRLLRVLSIQYYEATPIDDDSFPEETTKLIHLKYLGIRNASVTCLPPSISHLQSLQTLDFSSFKSSVDLPIELSKLQDLRHLIGRFQGPLPIENLTNLQTLKFASIQSWAKVNPEKLIKLRELRIYSHSPEYEDEFNFDSIAKLKSIRILCVRLFDGEFFDSLEPLSHCPSLLDLKLNGKMKRLPRDMHEVVPNLECLCLKNTGLEDDPMPKLEKLRSLVFLELLSKSYGGNKMVCTSKGFPRLAHLEIDLDGLEELQVEQGAMKMLVSVKISEAMTSNLRIPERLSFDSIAKLKSIRMLRVQLFNQGFFGSLEPLSHCPSLLDLRLDGKMKRLPRDMHEVVPNLESLCLKNTGLEDDPMPKLEKLRSLVFLELLYKSYGGKKMVCTSKGFPRLENLEINLDGLKELQVDEGAMKKLKSVEIGKAMNSKLRIPERLRSVASAY; translated from the exons ATGGTTGATGCTGTAGTTTCATTTGTGGTAGGAAGGCTTGGAGACTACATCATAAAAGAAGCAGGGTTCCTAAGAGAAGTGAAAGATGAGGTGCTGTTGCTAAGGAATGAGCTTGAATGGATGCAATGTTTCATCAAGGATGCTGAACAGAAGCAAGTTGAAGATGCTATGATTCGCAAATGGGTGTCTGATATCAGAGACATTGCTTATGATACTGAAGATGTCTTGGATTCATATCTGCTCAAACGCGGTCGAGGACAAACTCTGAATCACAACCAAGGATTTCTTGCTTCAATCAAGAAATGTTCTTGCATATTCGGTCAGGAAAAGATTGATTTGTATGGCGTAGGTAAGAAGATTGAAACAATTCGGAAGAGAATCAGTGATCTATCTCGCAAACGAGAAATCTACCGCCTTGAGGACATCGGTAACAAGGGAGAAGGATCGAGCAATAGCCTTGGCAAATTGAAAGAACTAAGAAGAGTCACTTCCTTTGTGGTTGAAGAGAATGTTATTGGCTTTGAGGATGATGCTAAAGTATTGTTGGGTAAACTTCTTGAGGATGAACCAAGGCTTTTTGTGACTTCAATCTTGGGTATGGGAGGTTTAGGCAAAACCACTCTAGCTAAAAAGCTTTACCACAACAGTGTTGTCGTGAATAAATTCCATCATCGAGCTTGGGTTTCTGTTTCTCAAGATTACAAAACAGAAGATCTTCTTCGGagaattataaaatcatttcGGATTAGCTGTTCGACAATTGACTTAGAAAAGATGAATACAGAAGATCTGGAGAGACATCTTCACGATTCATTGCTGGAACACTCTTACTTGGTGGTGATTGATGATGTGTGGCAAAAGGAAGCATGGGAGAGCTTGAAAAGATCCTTTCCAGACAGCAATAATGGAAGCAGAGTAATTATCACCACTCGCATCAAAGACGTAGCAGAGCGTTCAGACGAGAGAACCCATGTCCACAAACTTCGATTCCTAAGCCAAGATGAGAGTTGGAAGCTGTTTTCGGAAAAAGCCTTTCGAAAATTTACTATAGATGAAGGACTCGAAGAGTTGGGAAGAGAGATGGTGCAAAAATGCGGTGGCCTACCACTTGCTATAGTTGTATTAAGGGGGCTTTTGTCTACCAAGAAACCACAGGAATGGCATATGGTGCGTGATCAGATTTGGCGACATTTGAGAAATGATTCGATTCATGTTTCTTATCTATTAGATTTGAGTTTCAGTAATTTGTCTTATCAATTGAAGTTGTGCTTTCTTTACCTATCTATCTACCCCGAGGACTATGAAATTTCGGTGGCAGAACTAATCCGGCTATTGGTGGCAGAAGGTTTCATAAAGCAAGAGGAAGATCAAGTAATGGAAGATGTGGCTAAAAATCACCTGGATGAGTTGATTAACAGAAGCTTGATTCAAATAGACACATTATATCATGGAAGAGTTATAACATGTCGAGTCCATGATCTTTTACGGGATCTCGCCATTGAAAAGGCGAAAGAGCTAAACTTTGTTTACAATTGCAATGAAATTGCTCATTCAAATGGCTTTTCAACCAGTCCATCATGCCGGCGACTCTCTTGTAAAAATTTGCCGCTTTTGTTTAATCGACTCTCCAATGTGCGTTCAATTTTTCTGTCAGATGGAGGATTTGATTTTCTCACTGGAGCAAATTGCAGAGGTTTTAGGTTGCTAAGAGTGCTGTCAATTCAGTATTACGAAGCAACGCCAATAGATGACGATAGCTTTCCTGAAGAGACAACAAAATTgattcaccttaagtatttggGCATCAGGAATGCTAGTGTCACTTGTCTTCCACCTTCAATCTCGCATTTGCAGAGCCTACAAACCCTGGatttttccagttttaaatCTTCTGTCGACCTACCAATTGAACTTTCTAAATTACAAGATTTGAGACATCTGATCGGAAGATTCCAAGGCCCTTTACCGATTGAGAATTTGACAAACCTTCAGACTCTGAAGTTCGCAAGTATTCAGAGCTGGGCTAAAGTTAATCCTGAAAAGTTAATTAAACTTCGAGAGCTGCGCATTTATTCTCATTCGCCTGAATATGAAGACGAGTTCAACTTCGATTCTATTGCCAAACTTAAAAGCATACGAATTTTATGCGTTAGATTGTTCGATGGAGAATTTTTTGATTCCCTAGAGCCACTATCTCATTGTCCATCTCTGTTGGACCTGAAATTAAatgggaagatgaagagattACCAAGAGACATGCATGAAGTTGTGCCAAATCTTGAATGCCTTTGTTTAAAGAATACAGGCTTAGAGGATGATCCAATGCCTAAGTTGGAGAAGTTGCGGAGTCTCGTATTTCTTGAATTACTATCCAAATCTTATGGTGGAAATAAGATGGTATGCACATCAAAGGGTTTTCCTCGGCTTGCACATTTAGAGATTGATTTGGACGGATTGGAGGAGTTGCAAGTAGAACAAGGAGCTATGAAGATGCTTGTAAGTGTGAAGATAAGTGAAGCAATGACTTCGAACCTGAGAATTCCAGAGAGATTGAG CTTCGATTCTATTGCCAAACTTAAAAGCATAAGAATGTTACGCGTTCAATTGTTCAATCAAGGCTTTTTTGGTTCGCTGGAGCCACTCTCTCATTGTCCATCTCTGTTGGACCTGAGGTTAGatgggaagatgaagagattACCAAGAGATATGCATGAAGTTGTGCCAAATCTTGAAAGCCTTTGTTTAAAGAATACAGGCTTAGAGGATGATCCAATGCCTAAGTTGGAGAAGTTGCGGAGTCTAGTATTTCTTGAATTACTATACAAATCTTATGGTGGAAAGAAGATGGTATGCACATCAAAGGGTTTTCCTCGGCTTGAAAATTTAGAGATTAATTTGGATGGATTGAAGGAGTTGCAAGTAGATGAAGGAGCTATGAAGAAGCTTAAAAGTGTGGAGATAGGCAAGGCAATGAATTCCAAGCTCAGAATTCCAGAGAGATTGAGATCAGTCGCGTCAGCATATTGA